The Sorangiineae bacterium MSr11367 genome window below encodes:
- a CDS encoding STM4011 family radical SAM protein, with product MTSLEHLSILYRGPLSSCNYGCTYCPFAKRHESAAELEGDRRALRRFVAWCTQPDRSYAISILFTPWGEALVHAAYRDALAILSHASHVRRVAIQTNLSFSPDWLHACNLSRLALWVTYHPTEVRTDSFLSRCRTLVEKGVRFSVGAVGVKEHLPRIEDLRRQLPPEVYLWVNAVKELGRYYDPVDLARITAIDPLFGINVTNHRSRGRACRTGSSVIAVDGEGTIRRCHFVDEPLGNLYEADFESRLSARPCPKSVCRCHTGYVHLEHLDLDTVFGGGALERIPLL from the coding sequence ATGACGAGCCTCGAGCACCTGAGCATCTTGTACCGCGGTCCGCTATCGAGTTGCAACTACGGCTGCACGTATTGTCCATTCGCCAAACGTCACGAATCCGCCGCCGAACTGGAGGGCGACCGCCGCGCACTCCGGCGGTTCGTTGCATGGTGCACGCAGCCCGATCGCTCCTATGCGATCTCCATTCTCTTCACACCATGGGGAGAAGCGCTGGTTCACGCGGCTTACCGTGATGCGCTCGCCATATTGTCGCACGCGAGCCACGTCCGGCGCGTGGCCATCCAAACGAACCTCTCGTTTTCACCCGATTGGTTGCACGCCTGCAACCTTTCCCGGCTCGCCCTGTGGGTGACGTACCACCCCACGGAGGTGCGTACGGATAGCTTCCTCTCCCGCTGCCGCACCCTCGTCGAAAAGGGAGTGCGCTTTAGCGTTGGCGCCGTCGGAGTCAAAGAACATCTTCCACGCATCGAGGATCTACGACGCCAATTGCCCCCCGAAGTTTACCTATGGGTCAACGCCGTAAAGGAGCTCGGCCGGTATTACGATCCCGTGGACCTCGCGCGAATCACGGCGATCGACCCGCTTTTCGGCATAAATGTGACCAATCATCGTAGCCGTGGCCGTGCATGCCGGACCGGCTCCTCGGTCATTGCCGTGGACGGTGAAGGGACCATCCGTCGCTGTCACTTCGTCGACGAACCACTGGGAAACCTGTACGAGGCCGATTTCGAATCGCGCTTGTCCGCCCGGCCGTGCCCCAAATCCGTATGCCGCTGCCACACCGGCTACGTGCACCTCGAACATCTCGATCTCGACACAGTCTTCGGCGGCGGCGCCCTCGAGCGAATCCCTCTACTTTAA
- a CDS encoding STM4012 family radical SAM protein yields the protein MTLAHRFLRNPYQSYVYAYPHKTAYRMLPAPIALDEAWASERRHAGFLYVHIPFCEMRCGFCNLFTRARPQAELITAYLSTLERQATRVRDAIGPIHFARRAMGGGTPTFLDPPALHRIFDVMDHTMGARAGLPTSAETSPETATRERLGVLRERGVDRISIGVQSFLDAEAKHLLRPQRATAVRGALERIRSAGFPTLNIDLMYGIPGQNHASFEASLRAALEYHPEEIYLYPLYVRARTGLERHAGVEPDDTRLALYRHGCAFLAGAGYERISMRMFRARNAPSSNGPVYCCQTDGMVGLGCGARSYTTRLHYSDEYAVGARGVQEILEAYVARTDDSFSETRYGFVLDDREQRRRFVILSLLADGLDARAYAMRFGGDAEHDFPELAELVAHALAERQTDARCLTLTNAGVELSDAIGPWLASPEVRSKMALYVLR from the coding sequence GTGACGCTCGCCCATCGATTCCTGCGCAATCCGTACCAGAGTTACGTCTACGCCTATCCGCACAAGACGGCGTATCGCATGTTGCCAGCCCCCATCGCACTCGACGAGGCGTGGGCCTCCGAGCGGCGCCATGCGGGCTTTCTCTACGTGCATATTCCCTTTTGCGAGATGCGCTGCGGCTTTTGCAACCTTTTCACCCGCGCGCGCCCCCAGGCCGAACTCATCACCGCCTACCTCTCCACCCTGGAGCGCCAAGCCACCCGCGTTCGTGACGCCATCGGCCCCATACATTTCGCTCGCCGCGCCATGGGCGGTGGCACCCCTACCTTCCTCGACCCGCCCGCGCTCCATCGCATCTTCGACGTCATGGATCACACCATGGGCGCTCGGGCAGGTCTTCCCACTTCGGCGGAAACGTCACCGGAAACGGCCACCCGCGAGCGGCTTGGTGTCCTTCGCGAGCGCGGAGTGGACCGCATCAGCATTGGCGTTCAATCGTTCCTCGACGCCGAGGCGAAACACTTATTGCGGCCACAGCGCGCCACCGCCGTGCGAGGCGCCCTCGAGCGCATCCGCTCGGCGGGATTCCCCACGTTGAACATCGATTTGATGTACGGCATTCCAGGCCAGAACCATGCCTCGTTCGAGGCCAGCCTCCGAGCGGCCCTCGAATACCATCCCGAGGAAATCTACCTTTATCCTCTTTACGTGCGCGCTCGCACCGGCTTGGAGCGCCACGCGGGTGTCGAGCCGGACGACACCCGACTTGCCCTCTACCGCCACGGCTGCGCATTCCTCGCCGGCGCCGGATATGAACGTATCTCCATGCGCATGTTTCGCGCACGCAACGCCCCCTCCTCCAATGGCCCCGTCTATTGCTGCCAAACCGACGGCATGGTCGGCCTTGGGTGCGGCGCGCGCTCCTACACCACCCGACTCCACTACTCCGATGAATACGCCGTCGGCGCGCGCGGGGTGCAAGAGATCCTCGAGGCCTACGTCGCCCGCACCGACGACTCGTTCTCCGAGACCCGCTATGGATTCGTTCTCGACGATCGCGAGCAACGGCGTCGCTTCGTCATCCTCTCGCTTCTCGCCGACGGTCTCGATGCTCGGGCGTACGCCATGCGATTCGGTGGCGACGCCGAGCACGACTTTCCCGAACTCGCCGAACTCGTCGCCCATGCGCTGGCCGAGCGCCAGACGGACGCTCGGTGCCTCACCCTGACGAACGCGGGCGTCGAGCTTTCCGACGCCATTGGTCCCTGGCTCGCGTCGCCGGAAGTGCGCTCCAAAATGGCACTCTACGTACTCCGATGA
- a CDS encoding STM4013/SEN3800 family hydrolase, translating into MLRMNTIVGTHDIVLVTLDTLRYDVASRALAAGRTPNFAARLGPKGWEERHSPGSFTYAAHHAIFAGFFPTPARPGRHTRLFALRFARSETVGPETCVLDGPDIVSGLAARGYHTVCIGGVGFFSKENPLGSVLPGLFTESHWSRAFHVGERRSFEHQITLVDRLTRDLPPDRRRLLFLNVSAIHRPNHHYLPGARTDSIETHGAALEYVDTHLPSLMAILERRGPTLVIFMSDHGTAYGDDGYRGHRIAHASVWTVPYAEVLLP; encoded by the coding sequence ATGCTGAGGATGAACACCATCGTGGGCACCCACGACATCGTCCTGGTGACATTGGATACCCTTCGCTACGACGTCGCCAGCCGCGCACTCGCCGCCGGCCGCACGCCGAACTTCGCCGCACGGCTCGGCCCCAAAGGCTGGGAAGAACGCCACTCGCCCGGCTCGTTCACCTACGCCGCGCACCATGCCATCTTCGCCGGCTTCTTCCCCACCCCCGCACGACCCGGCCGGCACACACGCCTTTTCGCACTTCGATTCGCACGGAGTGAGACGGTCGGCCCCGAGACGTGCGTGCTCGACGGCCCGGACATCGTCTCCGGACTCGCTGCGCGCGGCTACCACACCGTCTGCATCGGAGGGGTCGGCTTCTTCAGCAAAGAGAATCCCCTGGGGAGCGTCCTTCCCGGCCTGTTCACCGAGAGTCATTGGTCGCGCGCCTTCCATGTCGGCGAACGCCGCTCGTTCGAGCATCAAATCACACTCGTCGATCGCCTCACCCGCGACCTTCCGCCCGACCGGCGCCGGCTGCTCTTTCTCAACGTATCGGCCATTCATCGACCGAATCATCATTACCTTCCCGGCGCGCGCACCGATTCCATCGAGACACACGGCGCCGCATTGGAATACGTGGACACGCATCTCCCTTCCCTCATGGCCATTCTGGAACGCCGCGGCCCCACACTCGTCATCTTCATGTCCGACCACGGTACGGCCTACGGCGACGACGGCTACCGGGGCCACCGCATCGCGCATGCTTCGGTGTGGACGGTACCTTACGCGGAGGTGCTCCTGCCGTGA
- a CDS encoding STM4014 family protein: protein MTIGTAPSRSECVVIGSPGDERIERFQSAVQRRGWPQPTVVSYRELSEHGPGALAAHVRSGTLVRIESPGSSFESFAALVRAGGGTHDEPLAFERGRLRHVRAWYLGLCRVLQDIAPLLPAGRTMGHPSDIACMFDKRHCHRHLMSHAVPVPPAFPAPDTFEALLVRMREQGMPRVFVKLAHGSSASGVVALHADARGVHALTTVERSGSKLYNSKRLLFYRDVRALAAIYETLACEGLHIEAWLPKIGLDNRPVDLRILVIAGRARHVVARAGHGPITNLHIGARRADPERLRAKIGDSAWARAVATAEKASKTFPNSLAVGVDLLVEPDPRRIAVLEMNAFGDLLRGALHDGEDPYEAQLTEMAPC from the coding sequence CGTGCAGCGCCGCGGATGGCCGCAGCCCACCGTCGTTTCATACCGTGAACTAAGCGAGCACGGCCCCGGCGCACTCGCGGCCCACGTGCGCTCGGGCACCTTGGTTCGCATCGAGTCGCCCGGTTCGAGCTTCGAATCGTTTGCCGCATTGGTGCGCGCCGGCGGCGGCACCCACGACGAACCTCTCGCCTTCGAGCGCGGACGATTGCGGCACGTCCGAGCGTGGTACCTCGGCCTGTGCCGTGTTCTGCAGGACATCGCGCCCCTGCTTCCCGCGGGGCGCACCATGGGCCATCCGTCCGACATTGCCTGCATGTTCGACAAGCGGCATTGCCATCGCCACTTGATGTCCCACGCGGTTCCGGTGCCGCCGGCTTTTCCCGCGCCGGACACGTTCGAGGCGCTGCTCGTCAGGATGCGCGAGCAAGGCATGCCGCGCGTCTTCGTCAAACTGGCGCATGGCTCCAGCGCCAGCGGCGTCGTCGCGCTTCACGCCGATGCGCGCGGAGTCCACGCCCTCACGACGGTGGAGCGCTCCGGTTCCAAATTGTACAATTCGAAGCGCCTCCTCTTTTACCGCGATGTGCGCGCCCTCGCGGCCATCTACGAAACCCTCGCGTGCGAGGGCCTGCACATCGAAGCGTGGCTGCCCAAAATTGGCCTGGACAACCGCCCCGTCGATTTACGCATCCTGGTCATCGCCGGGCGGGCCCGGCACGTCGTCGCGCGGGCGGGCCACGGTCCAATTACCAATTTGCATATCGGCGCGCGCCGGGCCGACCCCGAGCGATTGCGCGCCAAAATAGGTGACTCGGCCTGGGCGCGCGCGGTCGCCACCGCGGAGAAGGCCTCGAAGACATTCCCCAACAGCCTCGCCGTCGGCGTCGATCTTTTGGTGGAGCCGGATCCTCGCCGCATCGCCGTGCTCGAGATGAATGCCTTTGGCGACTTGCTCCGCGGCGCTCTGCACGACGGCGAAGACCCCTACGAGGCCCAGCTCACGGAGATGGCCCCATGCTGA